A genome region from Thalassotalea euphylliae includes the following:
- a CDS encoding tRNA-uridine aminocarboxypropyltransferase, with amino-acid sequence MARATCDNCQRPPARCICQYAAKVDNQAEIVILQHPKEVDHPKGSADLLLTSLSNSRRFVGENFDEHADFQAFLRGMLNEESNLLRKKLYVMFPGEHSSEISAKVIAQPEESTLIVIDGTWKKAYKMFQLSTCLHQLPQLHLPSGLASCYDIRKTQKENALSTLEASCYALGILEQNTGNYASLLENFAQYNQHQLSLRKSAR; translated from the coding sequence ATGGCTAGAGCCACATGTGATAATTGCCAAAGACCACCTGCTCGATGTATCTGCCAATATGCCGCCAAGGTTGATAACCAAGCTGAGATTGTAATACTTCAGCATCCCAAAGAAGTTGATCACCCAAAAGGCAGTGCAGACTTGCTGTTAACGTCATTATCAAATAGCCGCCGTTTTGTGGGCGAGAACTTTGACGAACACGCTGACTTTCAAGCCTTTCTTAGAGGCATGCTTAACGAAGAAAGTAACTTACTTAGGAAAAAACTCTATGTCATGTTTCCGGGTGAGCATTCGAGCGAGATTTCCGCCAAGGTAATCGCACAGCCAGAAGAATCAACATTGATTGTGATTGATGGAACTTGGAAAAAAGCTTACAAAATGTTCCAACTCTCGACATGCTTGCACCAACTGCCGCAATTGCATTTACCGAGTGGTTTAGCGAGTTGTTACGATATTCGTAAAACACAGAAGGAAAATGCGTTATCAACCTTAGAAGCAAGTTGTTACGCATTGGGCATCCTAGAGCAAAACACGGGAAACTACGCAAGTTTGTTAGAAAACTTTGCGCAATATAATCAACATCAGTTATCGTTGAGAAAATCAGCGCGTTAA
- a CDS encoding AAA family ATPase has translation MTQFTGTSEYIASKELQLAVNAAIALERPLLIKGEPGTGKTMLAEQLAASLDTQLIQWHIKSTTKAQQGLYEYDAVSRLRDSQLGDEKVKDIGNYIVKGKLWQAFTHEQRPILLIDEIDKADIEFPNDLLLELDKMEFFVYETQERVVAKQRPIVIITSNNEKELPDAFLRRCFFHYINFPDKAEMQAIVDVHFPGIKKQLLDQALASFFELRDIPGLKKKPSTSELIDWLKLLLAEDISPEVLRDSQQSKAIPPLHGALLKNEQDVHLFEKLAFMNRSGR, from the coding sequence ATGACTCAATTTACAGGTACATCCGAATATATCGCTTCAAAAGAATTGCAGCTTGCTGTTAATGCCGCTATTGCACTTGAGCGTCCATTGCTAATCAAAGGTGAGCCAGGCACAGGTAAAACTATGCTGGCTGAGCAACTTGCTGCAAGCCTTGATACTCAACTTATTCAATGGCACATCAAATCAACGACAAAAGCACAGCAAGGCTTATATGAATACGATGCGGTATCTCGTTTGCGTGATAGCCAATTGGGTGATGAAAAAGTAAAAGACATTGGCAACTATATTGTTAAAGGTAAGTTGTGGCAGGCTTTTACGCACGAGCAACGCCCAATCTTGTTAATTGACGAAATTGATAAGGCGGATATTGAATTTCCAAACGACTTGCTATTAGAGCTCGATAAAATGGAATTCTTCGTTTATGAGACGCAAGAGCGCGTTGTCGCCAAACAGCGCCCAATTGTAATTATTACCTCGAACAACGAAAAAGAATTACCTGATGCTTTCTTGCGCCGTTGTTTTTTCCACTACATTAACTTCCCTGATAAAGCTGAGATGCAGGCGATTGTGGATGTTCATTTTCCTGGTATCAAAAAGCAGTTGCTTGACCAAGCGCTCGCCTCGTTCTTTGAATTGCGAGACATTCCGGGTTTAAAGAAAAAGCCATCAACGTCTGAATTAATTGATTGGTTAAAACTGCTACTCGCTGAAGATATTTCACCAGAAGTATTGCGTGATAGTCAGCAGTCAAAAGCCATTCCACCACTTCACGGCGCTTTGTTAAAAAATGAGCAAGATGTCCATTTATTTGAAAAGCTTGCCTTTATGAACCGCTCAGGTCGATAA
- the rrtA gene encoding rhombosortase, whose translation MDKLQSLFSSTYIDRSTWQQLAGSLLIIAAILIAYLFEQHVANFDFYRSAIHGGEYWRLFTGHLFHTNGIHLLLNIAGLALITALHRHFYCVSLYAALIIFSMLFISLYLLVFGDLSHYVGLSGVLHSLFAWGALKDVENNEKTGIFLFLGLWVKVMMEQTQGASDHIATLIDASVAIDAHLSGAIAGTLFFALSYFAHYLKKFNKRV comes from the coding sequence TTGGACAAATTACAAAGCTTGTTTTCCTCTACCTATATTGATCGCTCAACTTGGCAGCAATTAGCGGGCTCATTGCTAATTATTGCAGCTATTTTGATTGCCTATCTTTTTGAACAGCACGTTGCCAACTTCGACTTTTATCGCAGCGCAATTCACGGCGGCGAGTATTGGCGCCTTTTCACGGGCCATTTATTTCACACAAATGGTATTCACTTGCTACTTAATATCGCGGGCTTGGCGCTTATCACCGCGTTACATCGACATTTTTATTGTGTGTCTTTGTATGCCGCCCTGATTATTTTCTCCATGCTATTTATTAGCCTTTATTTATTGGTTTTTGGCGATTTAAGCCATTATGTTGGTTTATCTGGGGTACTGCATAGTTTATTTGCTTGGGGGGCGTTAAAAGACGTTGAAAACAATGAAAAAACAGGGATATTTTTGTTTTTAGGGCTTTGGGTAAAAGTGATGATGGAACAAACGCAAGGGGCTAGCGATCATATCGCTACATTAATAGATGCCTCTGTCGCCATTGATGCGCATCTTTCAGGTGCAATAGCCGGTACCTTATTCTTCGCACTCAGCTATTTTGCTCACTACCTCAAGAAGTTTAACAAGCGCGTCTGA
- a CDS encoding substrate-binding periplasmic protein, with product MTTTFLTFSLFCTKTPAREHINIGYGVNNSPPYALIEQEQLTGGVIYDIAVQVAKELDLDTNFVFLPRTRVEQYLLDGTLDVYFISNPKWITAPEIIWSEPMFDEQNVIVQLSGEQDYTKLSDLYEKRIGTVHGYIYPALTGSFERQDIYRSDVKSLLDNFQRLDKGWIDGFVGSDILIHHALQKSGEDERFQIASYLVSHHEIRTAISPKSKISVAKLLAVINRLTSDGVIDKILAGYIEH from the coding sequence TTGACAACTACATTTCTCACCTTCTCGTTATTTTGCACAAAAACTCCGGCACGCGAGCACATCAACATTGGCTATGGTGTGAATAACAGCCCGCCATATGCGTTAATTGAGCAGGAGCAGCTAACTGGAGGCGTGATTTACGATATTGCAGTACAGGTGGCTAAAGAGCTCGATTTAGACACTAATTTTGTGTTTCTCCCTAGAACAAGAGTTGAGCAATATTTGCTTGATGGCACATTAGATGTTTACTTTATTTCGAACCCAAAGTGGATAACGGCACCTGAAATTATTTGGTCAGAGCCAATGTTTGATGAACAAAACGTTATTGTTCAACTTAGTGGTGAACAAGATTATACAAAACTTAGTGATCTTTATGAGAAGCGCATAGGTACTGTACACGGCTATATTTATCCGGCTTTAACTGGTTCGTTCGAGCGACAAGATATTTATCGGTCAGATGTAAAGTCATTGCTAGATAACTTTCAACGTCTCGATAAGGGCTGGATTGATGGCTTTGTAGGCTCTGATATTTTGATTCACCATGCATTGCAAAAAAGTGGTGAAGACGAACGCTTTCAAATAGCCAGTTATTTGGTCAGTCACCATGAAATTCGTACGGCGATATCACCAAAGTCTAAAATTTCTGTAGCTAAACTGCTTGCGGTTATCAATCGCTTAACGTCAGACGGTGTTATTGACAAAATATTAGCGGGTTATATCGAACATTAA
- a CDS encoding CidA/LrgA family protein yields the protein MHYKNSLYSLAAIFICLALGYLTFAVFDLLPASLYGMCYFAFGLHLNVFDAKRVADTVSFMIKNISVCFVPAGVGIMNYFDLIRASGWQLLLFTIISTFALMIIVGWLYQTATTGKSRKHGNLVSKSTPESVTGKPPTSKPRAPEPTSEREQAL from the coding sequence TTGCATTATAAAAATAGCTTATACAGCCTAGCGGCAATTTTTATCTGCCTTGCGCTAGGATATCTCACTTTCGCCGTATTTGATTTACTGCCAGCAAGCTTATATGGCATGTGTTACTTTGCCTTTGGTTTACATTTAAATGTATTTGATGCAAAGCGCGTCGCGGACACAGTCAGTTTTATGATCAAAAACATCAGTGTCTGCTTCGTGCCTGCTGGTGTTGGCATTATGAATTACTTTGACCTGATCAGGGCGAGCGGCTGGCAATTATTACTGTTTACCATTATTTCGACCTTTGCGTTGATGATAATCGTCGGCTGGCTTTATCAAACTGCGACAACAGGGAAAAGCCGAAAACATGGCAACTTAGTATCAAAATCAACGCCTGAGTCGGTAACGGGTAAGCCGCCAACGTCCAAGCCACGAGCACCTGAGCCAACAAGTGAAAGGGAGCAAGCCTTATGA
- the cysK gene encoding cysteine synthase A, translated as MTSIFQDNSTSIGRTPLVKLNRVTGGNVYAKVEARNPSFSVKCRIGASMVWDAEQKGLLGEGKEIIEPTSGNTGIALAFVAAARGYAITLTMPNTMSLERRKLLAALGAKLELTEGAKGMKGAIEKAQEIRDSDPERYVLLGQFDNPANPKIHEETTGPEIWNDLDGQVDVFVAGVGTGGTISGTSRYFKKTQGKDVISVAVEPTDSPVITQAKAGQDLTPGPHKIQGIGAGFIPGNLDLDLVDQVEQVSNEEAMEMAHRLMKEEGILAGISSGAAVVAAKRLAELPENADKNVVVILPSSAERYLTSPLFSDSFSDKELVQ; from the coding sequence ATGACTTCTATCTTTCAAGACAACTCAACCAGTATTGGTCGCACGCCACTCGTTAAGCTTAACCGTGTGACTGGCGGTAACGTATACGCAAAAGTTGAAGCAAGAAACCCAAGCTTTAGTGTTAAGTGCCGAATTGGCGCGAGTATGGTCTGGGATGCAGAGCAAAAAGGTTTGCTAGGCGAAGGTAAAGAAATTATCGAGCCAACCAGTGGTAACACAGGTATTGCGCTAGCGTTTGTTGCAGCTGCACGCGGCTATGCAATTACGTTAACCATGCCAAATACAATGAGCCTTGAGCGTCGTAAGCTACTTGCAGCACTTGGTGCCAAACTAGAGCTTACCGAAGGTGCTAAAGGCATGAAAGGTGCGATTGAAAAAGCACAAGAAATTCGCGATTCAGACCCAGAGCGTTACGTTTTACTTGGTCAATTCGATAACCCAGCAAACCCAAAAATTCACGAAGAAACAACAGGTCCAGAAATTTGGAACGACCTTGACGGTCAAGTTGATGTATTCGTTGCTGGTGTTGGTACTGGTGGTACAATTTCAGGTACTAGCCGTTACTTCAAGAAAACACAAGGTAAAGACGTAATTTCAGTTGCTGTTGAACCAACAGATTCGCCAGTCATTACCCAAGCTAAAGCTGGCCAAGATTTAACCCCTGGTCCACACAAAATTCAAGGTATTGGCGCTGGCTTTATCCCTGGCAACCTAGATTTAGACTTAGTTGACCAAGTAGAGCAAGTCTCGAATGAAGAAGCGATGGAAATGGCACACCGCCTAATGAAAGAAGAAGGTATCTTAGCAGGGATTTCTTCTGGCGCAGCGGTTGTAGCAGCTAAGCGTTTAGCAGAATTACCAGAGAACGCAGACAAAAATGTTGTCGTTATTCTACCAAGCTCTGCAGAGCGCTACTTAACTAGCCCATTGTTCTCAGACAGCTTCAGTGACAAAGAGTTAGTTCAGTAA
- a CDS encoding vWA domain-containing protein, producing the protein MLIDFFLKVREYRVPSTIRELLDLIRALEQNVVFADIDNFYTISRAILVKDESYFDRFDRAFADYFKGVESLDLDLSSIPEDWLRKQLEKTLSEEEKQAIEAMGGFDKLMETLAERLKEQEKRHQGGNKWIGTGGTSPFGAYGYNPEGVRIGQNESRHRKAVKVWDKRQYRNLDNQVEIGTRNIKVALRKLRQFARSGASEELAMDDTISATAKNAGYLDIKMKPERHNAVKVLMFFDVGGSMDDHIRVCEQLFSAVHTEFKHLEFFYFHNCLYEQVWHDNARRYNEGMDVLDVIHKFSRDYKVIFVGDATMGPYEITYPGGSVEHWNQEPGSVWMERVTDHFDKVIWLNPQPQEAWHYYPSINIMHQLVDKKMYPMTISGLTEGIKALL; encoded by the coding sequence ATGCTGATAGACTTTTTTCTAAAAGTTCGTGAATACCGTGTACCAAGCACGATACGTGAACTATTGGATTTAATTCGCGCGCTTGAGCAAAACGTGGTGTTTGCTGATATCGATAATTTTTACACCATTAGCCGCGCAATTTTAGTCAAAGACGAAAGTTACTTTGACCGCTTTGATCGCGCCTTTGCTGATTATTTCAAAGGGGTAGAATCGCTGGATTTAGATTTGTCGTCTATTCCTGAAGACTGGTTGCGTAAGCAATTAGAGAAAACCTTGAGCGAGGAAGAAAAGCAAGCAATTGAGGCAATGGGCGGTTTTGACAAGCTAATGGAAACCTTGGCAGAGCGGCTGAAAGAGCAAGAAAAGCGCCATCAAGGGGGTAATAAGTGGATAGGCACAGGTGGTACATCGCCGTTTGGTGCCTACGGCTATAACCCTGAAGGGGTGCGCATTGGTCAGAATGAGTCGCGTCATCGCAAAGCGGTAAAAGTGTGGGACAAACGTCAATACCGTAATTTGGATAACCAAGTCGAAATTGGTACGCGCAATATCAAGGTGGCATTGCGTAAGCTCAGACAATTCGCACGCAGTGGCGCGAGTGAAGAGCTGGCGATGGATGATACAATTTCCGCGACTGCGAAAAATGCGGGTTATCTAGATATCAAAATGAAGCCTGAGCGCCATAACGCGGTTAAAGTGTTGATGTTTTTCGATGTTGGTGGCTCAATGGACGATCACATTCGCGTTTGTGAGCAGTTGTTCTCGGCGGTACATACCGAATTTAAACATTTAGAGTTTTTCTATTTCCACAATTGCCTGTACGAACAAGTGTGGCATGACAATGCGCGCCGCTATAACGAAGGTATGGATGTTTTAGATGTTATCCACAAATTTAGTCGTGACTATAAAGTGATATTTGTTGGTGACGCAACCATGGGACCATACGAAATCACTTACCCTGGTGGCAGTGTTGAACACTGGAATCAGGAGCCGGGCAGTGTTTGGATGGAGCGAGTAACCGACCATTTTGATAAAGTGATCTGGCTAAACCCTCAACCTCAAGAAGCATGGCATTACTATCCGTCTATCAACATTATGCATCAATTGGTTGATAAGAAAATGTACCCGATGACGATATCAGGCTTAACGGAAGGGATTAAAGCGCTGCTCTAG
- a CDS encoding LrgB family protein: MTSALILEFIVYCLLTLVIYQACAKLQQRTKRIWLNPMVLAMLVIIPLLLINNISYEQYYQYTQVYTFLLEPAVVALGFPLYQQLHTIRDEITHVSWVLSVAIIIMLGANLGMAMWLFQQQDVAVSLSLKSVTTPIGLALTEQLKGVAAITAVGIIVAGVAGAVLGPKLLNALGISDSKSQGLAIGCASHALGTATITSISYQHGAFASLALILSALLTAIFSPVLTPIIFSLL, from the coding sequence ATGACGAGTGCGCTAATACTCGAATTTATTGTGTACTGCTTGCTGACCTTAGTGATTTATCAAGCATGTGCAAAGCTCCAGCAACGCACCAAGCGTATTTGGCTCAACCCTATGGTGTTAGCCATGTTGGTTATCATTCCGTTATTGCTGATTAATAACATCAGCTATGAGCAATATTACCAATACACTCAGGTTTACACTTTCTTGCTAGAACCGGCTGTGGTTGCACTAGGCTTTCCGTTATATCAGCAATTGCACACCATACGAGATGAAATAACGCATGTTTCTTGGGTGCTGTCGGTCGCAATTATCATTATGCTAGGTGCTAATTTGGGCATGGCGATGTGGTTGTTCCAACAGCAAGATGTGGCGGTGTCGCTATCGTTAAAATCAGTAACTACGCCAATTGGCTTAGCGTTAACGGAACAATTAAAAGGTGTGGCAGCGATTACTGCGGTTGGCATTATTGTCGCCGGTGTAGCTGGTGCTGTATTGGGTCCTAAATTGCTTAACGCGCTAGGCATTAGCGATAGTAAATCGCAAGGGTTAGCGATTGGCTGTGCAAGTCACGCATTGGGTACGGCGACTATTACGTCAATTAGTTATCAACACGGTGCATTTGCCTCGCTCGCATTGATTTTATCTGCGTTATTAACTGCGATTTTCTCGCCTGTACTGACGCCAATTATATTTAGCTTGCTTTAG
- the ggt gene encoding gamma-glutamyltransferase: protein MKKHFLPLSLLSIALTCSFSSAAFSEVKVRETREPEAATGLTQKQVVVGSDYMVAAANPYASEAGYNILAKGGSAVDAAIAVQLVLTLVEPQSSGIGGGAFILHWDQANKQLTTVDGRETAPAKASSDMFLDKSGKPIKWIDAVVGGRSVGVPGVLSGLKAAHDKYGKLPWAALFDEAITLADQGFIVSPRLEKLVAMKFNPGIVKLPEIANYFFPNGEPIKAGQRLVNKPLAEVYRTIAREGVEAFYQGKIAHDIVNAVHNAEIAPGSLSLKDMKDYQPKWREAVCGDYHSYQVCGMAPPSSGGIAVIQILKQLEPFKLSKQAYDTAQPWHLFTQSSRLAFADRDKYVADQDFVTVPTQALLADTYLDQRAQLIQTEKDMGTAQAGQPVALSYAINDSFELPSTSHISIVDGDGNAISMTTSVEMAFGSAVMVHGFILNNQLTDFALSPERNGQPVANRVEPFKRPRSSMAPMMVFNPDGSLKLVVGSPGGSRIINYVAQTIVGVLDWQLNPQQAINLPKITNRNKVTTLEKGTAIAALKSEFEARGHKVMVRDLNSGVHAIEVKNGKLYGGADPRREGKVLAK from the coding sequence ATGAAAAAACACTTTTTACCCTTGAGTCTGTTAAGCATTGCCTTAACTTGTTCATTTAGCAGTGCAGCCTTTAGCGAAGTTAAAGTTCGTGAAACTAGAGAGCCTGAAGCGGCAACAGGGCTAACCCAAAAGCAAGTAGTGGTTGGTAGCGACTACATGGTGGCTGCTGCAAACCCTTATGCGAGCGAAGCTGGCTACAACATTCTGGCAAAAGGTGGCAGTGCGGTGGATGCCGCAATTGCCGTGCAGTTAGTGTTAACACTGGTTGAGCCGCAATCATCAGGCATTGGTGGCGGCGCATTTATTTTGCACTGGGATCAAGCCAATAAACAGTTAACAACAGTTGATGGCCGTGAAACTGCGCCAGCAAAAGCCTCTTCTGATATGTTTCTTGATAAATCAGGTAAACCAATCAAATGGATTGACGCTGTGGTTGGTGGGCGCTCAGTGGGCGTACCTGGCGTGCTAAGTGGGTTAAAAGCAGCGCATGATAAATACGGTAAGTTACCTTGGGCAGCATTATTTGACGAGGCAATAACCTTAGCCGACCAAGGTTTTATTGTCTCGCCGCGATTAGAAAAATTAGTAGCGATGAAGTTTAACCCTGGCATTGTAAAATTACCGGAAATTGCTAATTACTTTTTTCCTAACGGCGAGCCTATTAAAGCAGGGCAGCGTTTGGTGAACAAACCGTTAGCAGAAGTTTACCGCACTATCGCTCGCGAGGGCGTTGAGGCGTTTTATCAAGGTAAAATTGCCCATGACATCGTTAATGCGGTTCACAACGCAGAAATCGCGCCTGGCAGTTTATCGCTCAAAGATATGAAAGATTATCAGCCAAAATGGCGAGAAGCAGTATGTGGCGACTATCACAGTTATCAAGTGTGTGGCATGGCACCACCAAGTTCAGGTGGTATTGCGGTTATCCAAATTTTGAAGCAGCTTGAACCTTTCAAGTTGTCAAAACAGGCGTATGACACCGCTCAGCCGTGGCATTTATTTACACAAAGCTCGCGTTTAGCCTTTGCTGACAGAGATAAATATGTCGCTGACCAAGACTTTGTGACCGTACCTACACAGGCGTTGTTGGCAGACACATACTTAGATCAGCGAGCCCAGTTAATTCAAACTGAAAAAGACATGGGGACAGCGCAAGCAGGGCAGCCAGTTGCCCTTAGCTACGCGATAAATGATAGCTTTGAGCTGCCTTCTACTAGCCATATTTCAATTGTTGATGGCGATGGTAATGCAATTTCCATGACTACAAGTGTTGAAATGGCATTTGGCTCAGCGGTGATGGTGCATGGCTTTATCCTCAATAATCAATTGACAGATTTTGCGTTGTCACCAGAGCGTAATGGGCAACCAGTTGCCAACCGCGTTGAGCCGTTTAAGCGCCCAAGAAGTTCGATGGCACCTATGATGGTGTTTAACCCTGATGGTAGCCTAAAACTTGTCGTTGGCTCACCAGGTGGTAGCCGTATTATTAACTATGTTGCGCAAACGATTGTCGGCGTTTTAGATTGGCAGTTAAATCCTCAGCAAGCGATAAATTTACCGAAAATTACCAACCGCAATAAGGTGACAACACTGGAAAAGGGGACTGCCATTGCTGCGCTTAAAAGTGAGTTTGAAGCGAGAGGACACAAAGTGATGGTGCGTGACCTTAACAGTGGTGTACATGCCATTGAAGTGAAAAATGGCAAGCTCTATGGCGGCGCTGATCCTCGTCGTGAAGGTAAGGTCTTAGCCAAGTAG